A single Paenibacillus sp. FSL R5-0517 DNA region contains:
- a CDS encoding ABC transporter substrate-binding protein: protein MKLHQQYLLLHRQYGHHTEHELTLADLAELLECTHRNTLTIVKKMVAHDWISWVSQRGRGRRSSLTLLVPADQIAAEYMMQAMNRRELQEAAEQVSAFSSSTTMQDHLNQWLLGYSGHHTEAGTNNEQIDTLRLPLRQQLHALDPLYINLLAESFVTSHVFDGLVQRGEKGEILPCLAHTWDVSADRQTWTFYLRKGITFHNGQMLTSHDIVHTFERLQSTDRRTLYRDVSKQILSIEAVSPLTVCFRLKKPHELFLSFLTTSRAAIVPSPGTHELKMNHAGDLHAMQKPVGTGPFKVTAWDDHLCRLEAFSSYFQGRAHMDRVDILQIPWSASAKMDDSQDIETPFFHLVHNPSSSKGADWTQISAGVMVHKLLTCNTQKTGPLNDPVVRAHVQSCLAGMYRDDGHADDSEVVVPHFSKASTQMVQVHSEGCSHISQRLTATRPVSLHIATIPQYRRDAQQLASTLEQCGYSCTVRTGTMEQFKGDLRLESDLILFSLIRDRDEELRRYDLYSTLSEHLEDSARITIHEMLQTIIASPIAADRTSELDRIEQFLVDQNLLFHLSKKPVETAYLPSVRGLSFNSQGWVNLRHIWFP from the coding sequence TTGAAATTACATCAGCAATATCTGCTGTTACATCGCCAATACGGTCATCATACAGAACATGAACTTACGCTTGCCGACCTCGCTGAATTGCTCGAATGCACGCATCGTAATACATTAACGATTGTCAAAAAGATGGTTGCTCATGACTGGATTAGTTGGGTTTCCCAACGTGGTCGCGGTCGTCGTTCATCACTGACTTTGCTTGTTCCGGCCGATCAAATCGCGGCTGAATACATGATGCAAGCCATGAATCGCCGGGAATTGCAGGAAGCTGCCGAGCAGGTGAGTGCATTCTCCAGTTCAACAACCATGCAGGATCATCTAAACCAGTGGTTGCTCGGGTATTCGGGACATCATACAGAAGCCGGCACCAATAATGAGCAGATTGATACACTACGGCTACCCCTGCGCCAACAGCTTCATGCGCTTGATCCGCTGTACATTAATCTGTTGGCTGAATCCTTTGTGACCAGCCATGTCTTTGACGGGTTGGTTCAACGTGGTGAAAAAGGGGAGATTCTCCCCTGTCTCGCTCATACTTGGGATGTCAGTGCAGACCGACAGACCTGGACGTTTTATTTACGAAAAGGCATTACATTTCACAATGGTCAGATGCTGACGTCCCATGATATTGTGCATACGTTTGAACGGTTGCAATCTACAGACCGCCGAACACTGTACCGTGATGTGAGTAAACAGATTCTATCTATTGAAGCGGTCAGTCCCTTGACCGTGTGTTTCCGGCTTAAAAAACCTCACGAATTATTTTTGTCCTTTCTTACAACAAGTCGTGCGGCGATTGTACCCTCACCGGGAACACACGAACTTAAGATGAATCATGCGGGTGATCTGCATGCAATGCAAAAACCTGTCGGGACGGGACCGTTCAAGGTTACTGCCTGGGATGATCACTTGTGCAGACTTGAAGCCTTTTCATCGTATTTTCAGGGTAGAGCACATATGGACCGGGTAGATATCCTGCAAATTCCGTGGAGTGCCTCGGCCAAAATGGATGATAGCCAAGATATCGAAACTCCGTTCTTCCATCTTGTTCATAATCCGTCTTCGTCCAAGGGTGCAGACTGGACTCAGATTAGCGCAGGTGTGATGGTTCATAAATTACTCACGTGTAATACGCAAAAAACCGGACCGTTAAACGATCCGGTAGTAAGAGCACACGTCCAGTCATGTCTTGCTGGAATGTATAGAGATGACGGACATGCAGATGACTCTGAGGTTGTGGTACCTCATTTTAGTAAAGCGAGTACCCAAATGGTCCAGGTACATTCGGAGGGATGTAGCCATATATCTCAACGACTCACTGCCACTCGTCCCGTATCCCTGCACATTGCAACCATTCCACAATATCGCAGGGATGCCCAACAACTGGCATCTACATTGGAGCAGTGCGGTTACTCCTGTACCGTCCGCACAGGCACGATGGAGCAGTTCAAAGGAGATCTGCGGCTGGAATCTGATCTGATTCTCTTTTCTCTGATTCGGGATAGAGACGAAGAACTGCGCAGGTATGATCTTTATTCCACGTTGTCCGAGCATCTGGAAGATTCTGCTCGTATAACGATTCATGAGATGTTGCAAACCATTATCGCCTCTCCGATTGCAGCAGATCGAACTTCTGAATTAGACCGAATTGAGCAATTTTTGGTTGATCAGAATTTACTGTTCCATTTATCCAAAAAACCGGTAGAAACCGCTTATTTGCCTTCCGTTCGTGGCCTATCTTTCAACAGCCAGGGCTGGGTGAACCTGCGTCATATCTGGTTTCCGTGA
- a CDS encoding DUF4173 domain-containing protein: MIDKIMASPHRALITLLSAWILAIIHQYLFYGNDLGVSYPIFVILLYVFMYLFARDRMRSFRWIDAFVAGVVLLLSLTFLLYDNELLRVLNFLVVPGLIILHMTYLMGRKQKQWWEIGLIGTAIDHLLPQAIRHWGTVGALAVRAGGRGIGKSQKTVVFKVLIGLVASLPILIVVITLLSSADGVFDQYLSGFPEWLNQLAFTPGLPRIIWMFIGGILLFGYVWGFVQPMQYETEKRENAHWKSGAATTLDKSDHTYIYSPVDPLPKGQVTNKITPEPERTPVLRGPFRLDPIIVGTMLIVINCVYVMFVLVQFSYLFGAGEGHLPVDLSYAEYARSGFAELILVTGINFFILIVALQFTRPSGKVGMIVHQALLLILVSCSAIMLYSAFMRLNLYEQAYGYTYIRFLVHAFMIFLALLLLIAGLRIRYTSIPLIRWYIVLALTAYVAVNYVGMDRRIAELNIERYRQTGNIDASYLAGLSADATPLLREFALKEYPDLKREMLERQAYLERDTANRSWPSYNVAKHRAELEMSKLRTE; encoded by the coding sequence ATGATTGATAAAATAATGGCTTCACCGCATCGTGCTCTAATCACGCTACTGTCTGCATGGATACTTGCTATCATTCACCAGTATTTATTCTATGGTAATGATTTGGGCGTATCGTATCCGATCTTTGTCATTCTCTTATACGTGTTTATGTATCTGTTTGCACGGGATCGTATGAGGTCTTTCCGGTGGATTGATGCTTTTGTGGCGGGTGTTGTGCTGTTGTTATCGCTAACGTTCCTCTTATATGACAACGAACTGCTGCGTGTACTTAATTTTCTAGTTGTACCGGGCCTGATCATCTTACATATGACGTATCTAATGGGTAGAAAACAGAAGCAGTGGTGGGAGATCGGGTTGATTGGTACGGCGATTGACCATTTACTGCCTCAAGCCATACGTCATTGGGGGACTGTTGGGGCCCTTGCTGTGAGAGCAGGGGGGCGTGGCATAGGCAAATCACAGAAAACAGTTGTTTTTAAAGTGCTCATCGGTCTTGTGGCATCTTTGCCTATTCTTATTGTTGTGATCACGTTATTGTCATCCGCTGACGGGGTCTTCGATCAATATTTATCCGGTTTCCCGGAGTGGTTAAATCAACTGGCTTTTACACCAGGACTGCCAAGAATCATCTGGATGTTCATCGGAGGTATATTGTTATTCGGTTATGTATGGGGATTTGTCCAGCCGATGCAATATGAGACAGAGAAGAGAGAGAATGCACATTGGAAAAGTGGAGCAGCAACCACGCTTGATAAGAGTGATCACACTTATATATACTCTCCTGTGGATCCACTCCCTAAGGGTCAGGTTACGAATAAAATTACACCCGAGCCCGAACGCACTCCGGTTCTTCGAGGACCATTCAGATTGGACCCCATCATTGTGGGCACCATGCTGATCGTCATCAACTGTGTGTACGTTATGTTCGTACTTGTGCAGTTTTCGTATCTGTTTGGTGCCGGAGAGGGACATCTTCCGGTAGATCTGTCATACGCTGAGTATGCGAGAAGTGGGTTTGCGGAGCTGATTCTCGTTACGGGTATTAATTTCTTTATTCTTATTGTTGCATTGCAATTCACACGTCCGAGTGGAAAAGTAGGCATGATCGTGCATCAGGCACTTCTCCTGATTCTGGTCAGCTGTTCAGCAATCATGTTGTATTCCGCGTTTATGCGCCTAAATCTATATGAACAGGCATATGGATATACGTACATCCGGTTCCTGGTACACGCATTTATGATCTTTCTCGCACTTCTGTTGCTGATTGCCGGCCTTCGTATACGTTATACGTCGATTCCGTTGATCCGTTGGTATATTGTGCTCGCACTGACTGCATATGTTGCCGTCAATTATGTGGGCATGGATCGCAGGATTGCCGAATTGAACATAGAACGTTACCGTCAAACTGGCAATATTGATGCATCCTACCTGGCAGGTCTATCGGCAGATGCGACTCCGTTACTTCGAGAGTTTGCTCTGAAGGAGTACCCGGATCTCAAGAGAGAAATGCTGGAACGTCAAGCCTATCTGGAGAGGGATACAGCCAATCGTTCCTGGCCTTCTTATAACGTTGCAAAACACAGAGCTGAGCTAGAAATGTCCAAATTGAGAACGGAATAG
- the yidC gene encoding membrane protein insertase YidC — translation MEHKTNKGFTFTSDKGRIYGLIAILFAVMLLAGCSNNVSEITSSTPGFFNHYIVFPLSYLIQHIATIFNGSYGVAIIVITLVIRLALLPLMMRQAKSQQGTRVIMNAMKPEMDALKKKYEGKNDPADKQKLSQETMELYKKHKFNPLNIGCLPMLIQLPILSGIYTAIRLTPELSSHSFLWFKLGAPDYVLAVVVAVIYLIQAKVSQANMAPEQRKQFAIMGYLSPLMMAFFSLTAPAAMPLYWTVGGSFLVLQTLLFRKMYPVEHPQEPVIVEVSQKKNKKSGSSKSTRKPAKS, via the coding sequence ATGGAACATAAGACGAACAAGGGATTCACTTTTACATCGGACAAGGGACGGATCTATGGCCTGATTGCTATTTTGTTTGCAGTCATGCTGCTTGCCGGATGCAGCAACAACGTGTCGGAGATTACCTCATCGACACCGGGATTTTTTAACCATTACATTGTATTTCCACTGTCGTATCTGATTCAGCATATTGCCACCATATTTAATGGAAGCTATGGGGTGGCGATTATTGTGATCACGCTGGTCATTCGTCTAGCACTGTTGCCATTGATGATGCGTCAAGCGAAGTCCCAGCAGGGAACACGAGTCATCATGAACGCCATGAAACCCGAGATGGATGCCCTCAAGAAAAAATATGAAGGCAAAAATGACCCTGCTGATAAGCAAAAGCTGTCTCAGGAAACGATGGAGCTATACAAGAAACATAAGTTCAATCCGCTGAATATTGGTTGCTTGCCGATGCTCATTCAGTTGCCTATCCTGTCAGGTATTTACACGGCTATCCGACTTACACCGGAGTTGTCCTCCCATTCGTTCCTGTGGTTCAAACTGGGTGCACCGGATTACGTGCTCGCTGTGGTGGTCGCGGTCATTTATCTGATTCAAGCGAAGGTATCCCAAGCTAATATGGCGCCTGAACAGCGAAAACAGTTTGCCATTATGGGATATCTCTCCCCATTAATGATGGCATTCTTTTCTCTAACAGCCCCTGCAGCCATGCCGCTCTATTGGACGGTTGGGGGTTCGTTCCTGGTACTACAGACGTTATTATTCCGCAAGATGTACCCTGTAGAACACCCGCAGGAGCCTGTAATAGTGGAAGTGAGTCAGAAAAAGAATAAAAAATCTGGTTCATCCAAATCTACTCGGAAACCTGCGAAGTCGTAG
- a CDS encoding helix-turn-helix transcriptional regulator yields the protein MTSPIDRSHRLITSLEKGTWTSRTYREAVLKQIQSVVPYDAYCFTTVDPLTLLSTGAVTEEGIEAIHDRLFINEYMEEDIHKYAELIRSGEHTAILHTAMNAQHEQSPRYINILQPAGFGDELRAVFVSGDACWGYLTLYRKTENSFFTEEERLLIQTWTASIASMLRSTSLTLVEEITSGSPEEPGIIITSDTFQLLSLNAPAEYWLSQLRMLEHIGPGVLPRPVRAVSSHLQRKNRVERADDTQLTPESPSKVCIQLPDGRYLILHASLMQQITGQDQIAIRLEQAMPQDLLPLLAESHGLSSRERELLGYVLRSYSSKEIAAAMHISVYTVQDHLKSIFAKTKVSSRRELIWYFVSRFQLSNEPAI from the coding sequence TTGACATCACCTATTGACCGGAGCCACAGACTTATCACTTCTCTTGAAAAAGGAACCTGGACCTCACGTACCTACCGGGAAGCTGTTCTCAAACAGATCCAATCGGTTGTACCGTACGACGCATACTGTTTCACCACCGTTGATCCTTTGACTCTTCTCTCCACTGGAGCTGTGACAGAAGAAGGCATTGAAGCTATTCATGATCGGTTATTCATCAATGAATACATGGAAGAAGATATACATAAATACGCTGAGTTAATTCGCAGCGGTGAACATACAGCTATACTTCACACGGCCATGAACGCACAGCATGAACAAAGCCCACGTTATATCAACATTCTTCAGCCAGCGGGGTTCGGTGATGAACTGCGCGCCGTATTCGTCAGTGGAGACGCTTGTTGGGGATATCTGACGCTGTATCGCAAGACTGAGAATTCTTTTTTTACAGAAGAAGAACGGTTGCTGATTCAGACCTGGACTGCTTCGATTGCATCGATGCTGCGGTCCACAAGTCTGACCCTTGTGGAGGAAATCACGAGTGGAAGTCCTGAGGAACCCGGGATTATCATCACCTCGGATACGTTCCAGCTCTTATCCCTGAACGCCCCGGCAGAGTATTGGCTGTCCCAATTGCGTATGCTGGAACATATAGGGCCGGGTGTTCTGCCCCGTCCGGTACGTGCAGTCAGTTCGCACTTGCAGCGCAAGAATCGGGTAGAACGGGCTGACGATACTCAACTCACTCCCGAATCGCCCTCCAAAGTCTGTATCCAGCTTCCGGATGGCCGTTACCTCATACTTCATGCCAGTCTTATGCAACAGATTACAGGACAAGATCAGATCGCTATTCGTTTGGAGCAGGCGATGCCACAAGATTTGCTGCCCTTGCTCGCCGAGAGCCATGGATTATCCAGTCGAGAACGGGAACTGCTGGGTTATGTGCTTCGCAGCTATTCGTCCAAAGAGATTGCTGCAGCGATGCATATTTCTGTCTACACCGTTCAGGATCATTTGAAATCGATTTTCGCCAAAACCAAGGTATCCTCACGTCGCGAGCTTATCTGGTATTTCGTTTCCCGTTTCCAACTGTCGAATGAACCGGCAATATGA
- a CDS encoding class I SAM-dependent methyltransferase, protein MNHNPSPMSWETADVHRYEQSIALKIPGYSHMHDLMERLLAAYFADNNEIHILVAGAGGGKELALMGSRHSNWMFTGVDPSLPMLQLAEKRVAEAGIGSRVTLQPVTVEALPEDILYDGATSMLMLHFLQGMEAKRAFLTSLAARLKPGAPLIIAAVNADLRSPAHSIMMQAWQDHMLSVGVLPEEWERFAASLGRESDPICSEEMTQLLTECGFSHITRYFGAFWVEGHYAIRN, encoded by the coding sequence ATGAATCACAATCCATCACCGATGAGCTGGGAAACAGCAGATGTTCATCGTTACGAACAATCGATAGCCTTGAAAATTCCGGGTTATTCTCATATGCATGATCTAATGGAACGGCTGCTTGCAGCATATTTTGCGGATAACAACGAAATTCATATACTTGTTGCTGGAGCTGGAGGGGGAAAAGAATTAGCTCTGATGGGTTCACGCCATTCCAACTGGATGTTCACGGGAGTAGATCCTTCGCTGCCGATGCTGCAACTTGCTGAGAAACGAGTCGCGGAAGCGGGTATTGGCTCCAGAGTGACGCTGCAACCTGTCACGGTTGAAGCATTGCCGGAGGATATTTTATATGATGGGGCGACAAGCATGCTCATGTTGCATTTCCTTCAAGGGATGGAGGCCAAACGAGCATTCCTGACAAGTCTGGCAGCGAGACTTAAACCGGGTGCACCACTGATCATTGCGGCTGTAAATGCCGATCTTCGTTCTCCGGCACATTCAATCATGATGCAAGCTTGGCAGGATCACATGCTCAGTGTGGGTGTGCTTCCTGAAGAGTGGGAGCGCTTTGCTGCTTCCCTGGGCCGTGAATCCGATCCAATATGCTCTGAAGAGATGACTCAGCTACTGACCGAATGCGGTTTCTCACATATTACACGTTACTTCGGGGCGTTCTGGGTGGAGGGGCATTATGCAATTCGAAACTAA